One Solirubrobacter pauli DNA segment encodes these proteins:
- a CDS encoding sodium:solute symporter family protein, with protein sequence MNDVRLDTNFVDYLIVASYFVVVLGVGFAAKRYIKSSLDYFLSGRSLPAWITGLAFISANLGATEVLGMAANGAQYGIATVNYYWIGAIPAMVFLGLVMMPFYYGSKVRSVPEYLLLRFNKQSHVFNSVTFAIATILIAGVNLFALALVLKLLLGWPIIVGIVVAAVIVAGYITLGGLSSAIYNEVLQFFVILAALIPITVIGLHAVGGWDGLKEKVRAGDLGEAGLHALQGTNPGDVTNPIGATWIGIVFGLGFVLAFGYWTTNFAEVQRALSAKDLSAAQRTPLIGAIPKLFLPFVMILPGIIAIVVIEGLGSGDPNMEYNNAIPLLMNQYLPNGMLGIALTGLMASFMAGVAANVSAFNTVVTTDLVEPYIKPNMPDEWYINFGRFATIGGIVISIGTALIASSYDNLMNYLQALFSIFNAPLFATFIIGMFWKRMTPAAGLWGLIAGTVTAATLFIGYKAGWINFGSDLDQSMWGAGSAFVVDGIVTVIVTYMTKPKPIEELQGLVYGMANEDEAPKRKLAWWESPKLLGFGVLAGATALTIVFW encoded by the coding sequence GTGAATGACGTCCGGCTCGACACCAACTTCGTCGACTACCTGATCGTCGCGAGCTACTTCGTCGTCGTCCTCGGCGTCGGGTTCGCAGCCAAGCGCTACATCAAGAGCAGCCTCGACTACTTCCTGTCGGGCCGCTCTCTTCCGGCCTGGATCACCGGGCTCGCGTTCATCTCCGCCAACCTCGGCGCGACCGAGGTGCTGGGCATGGCCGCCAACGGCGCCCAGTACGGCATCGCCACGGTCAACTACTACTGGATCGGCGCGATCCCGGCCATGGTGTTCCTCGGCCTGGTGATGATGCCGTTCTACTACGGCTCGAAGGTCCGCTCGGTCCCCGAGTACCTGCTGCTGCGCTTCAACAAGCAGTCGCACGTCTTCAACAGCGTCACGTTCGCGATCGCCACGATCCTGATCGCCGGCGTGAACCTGTTCGCGCTCGCGCTCGTGCTGAAGCTGCTGCTCGGCTGGCCGATCATCGTCGGCATCGTCGTGGCCGCGGTCATCGTCGCGGGCTACATCACGCTCGGCGGCCTGTCCTCGGCCATCTACAACGAGGTGCTGCAGTTCTTCGTCATCCTCGCGGCGCTGATCCCGATCACGGTGATCGGCCTGCACGCGGTCGGTGGCTGGGACGGCCTGAAGGAGAAGGTCCGTGCCGGTGACCTGGGCGAGGCCGGCCTGCACGCCCTTCAGGGCACCAACCCGGGCGACGTGACCAACCCGATCGGCGCGACGTGGATCGGCATCGTCTTCGGCCTCGGCTTCGTGCTCGCGTTCGGCTACTGGACCACCAACTTCGCGGAGGTCCAGCGCGCGCTGAGCGCCAAGGACCTGAGCGCCGCACAGCGCACGCCGCTGATCGGCGCGATCCCGAAGCTGTTCCTGCCGTTCGTGATGATCCTGCCGGGCATCATCGCCATCGTCGTCATCGAGGGCCTCGGCTCCGGTGATCCGAACATGGAGTACAACAACGCGATTCCACTGCTGATGAACCAGTATCTGCCGAACGGCATGCTGGGCATCGCGCTGACGGGTTTGATGGCGTCGTTCATGGCGGGTGTGGCCGCGAACGTGAGTGCGTTCAACACCGTCGTCACCACCGACCTGGTGGAGCCCTACATCAAGCCCAACATGCCGGACGAGTGGTACATCAACTTCGGCCGGTTCGCGACGATCGGCGGCATCGTGATCTCCATCGGCACCGCGCTGATCGCGTCGAGCTACGACAACCTGATGAACTACCTGCAGGCGCTGTTCTCGATCTTCAACGCGCCCCTGTTCGCCACGTTCATCATCGGCATGTTCTGGAAGCGGATGACGCCGGCGGCCGGCCTGTGGGGCCTGATCGCGGGCACGGTCACCGCCGCGACCCTGTTCATCGGTTACAAGGCGGGCTGGATCAACTTCGGCTCTGACCTGGATCAGTCGATGTGGGGCGCGGGTTCCGCCTTCGTCGTCGACGGCATCGTCACCGTGATCGTGACCTACATGACCAAGCCCAAGCCGATCGAGGAGTTGCAAGGGTTGGTGTACGGCATGGCCAACGAGGACGAGGCGCCCAAGCGCAAGCTCGCCTGGTGGGAGTCACCGAAATTGCTCGGGTTCGGCGTGCTCGCCGGCGCCACCGCTCTGACGATCGTGTTCTGGTAG
- the metK gene encoding methionine adenosyltransferase — MSQQSDNEYLFTSESVTEGHPDKVADQISDGVLDAVLRDDPTGRVACETLVNTGLVVVSGEISTSTYVDIQEIARETIRKIGYTDAELGFSADSCAVLNAIDKQSPDIAQGVDQALEKREGDGGELDIAGAGDQGMMFGYASNETPELMPLPISLAHRLAFRLSEVRKDGTLDYLRPDGKTQVSVKYVDGKPVSIEKVLISTQHAESATREQIEADLWEHVVLPILPEDKYEADKLRKNFLVNPTGRFVIGGPVGDAGLTGRKIIVDTYGGMARHGGGAFSGKDPSKVDRSAAYAARYVAKNLVAAGLADRAEVQVAYAIGVAHPVSVMVETFGTEKIGKGRIAALVDEFFDLRPGAFREYLQLHRPIYQKTAAYGHFGREDEDFTWEKTDKAAALREAAGLAVADGVA, encoded by the coding sequence ATGAGCCAACAGAGCGACAACGAGTACCTGTTCACGTCCGAGAGCGTGACCGAAGGCCACCCCGACAAGGTCGCGGATCAGATCTCCGACGGCGTGCTGGACGCCGTTCTGCGCGACGACCCGACCGGCCGCGTGGCCTGCGAGACGCTCGTGAACACGGGCCTCGTCGTCGTGTCCGGTGAGATCTCCACGTCGACCTACGTCGACATCCAGGAGATCGCGCGCGAGACGATCCGCAAGATCGGCTACACGGACGCCGAGCTCGGCTTCTCCGCCGACTCCTGCGCGGTCCTGAACGCCATCGACAAGCAGTCCCCGGATATTGCCCAGGGTGTCGACCAGGCGCTCGAGAAGCGCGAGGGCGACGGCGGCGAGCTCGACATCGCCGGCGCCGGCGACCAGGGCATGATGTTCGGCTACGCGTCCAACGAGACGCCCGAGCTGATGCCGCTGCCGATCTCGCTCGCGCACCGCCTGGCCTTCCGCCTGTCGGAGGTCCGCAAGGACGGCACGCTCGACTACCTGCGCCCGGACGGCAAGACGCAGGTCTCGGTCAAGTACGTCGACGGCAAGCCCGTCTCGATCGAGAAGGTCCTCATCTCCACGCAGCACGCGGAGTCCGCGACGCGCGAGCAGATCGAGGCCGACCTGTGGGAGCACGTCGTGCTGCCGATCCTCCCCGAGGACAAGTACGAGGCCGACAAGCTCCGCAAGAACTTCCTGGTGAACCCGACCGGCCGCTTCGTCATCGGTGGTCCGGTGGGCGACGCCGGCCTCACGGGCCGCAAGATCATCGTCGACACCTACGGCGGCATGGCCCGCCACGGCGGCGGCGCGTTCTCGGGCAAGGACCCGTCGAAGGTGGACCGCTCGGCCGCGTACGCCGCGCGCTACGTCGCCAAGAACCTCGTCGCCGCCGGCCTGGCCGACCGCGCCGAGGTCCAGGTCGCCTACGCGATCGGCGTCGCGCACCCGGTCTCGGTGATGGTCGAGACGTTCGGCACGGAGAAGATCGGCAAGGGCCGCATCGCCGCCCTGGTCGACGAGTTCTTCGACCTGCGCCCCGGCGCCTTCCGCGAGTACCTCCAGCTGCACCGTCCGATCTACCAGAAGACCGCGGCCTACGGCCACTTCGGCCGTGAGGACGAGGACTTCACGTGGGAGAAGACGGACAAGGCCGCCGCGCTGCGTGAGGCCGCCGGCCTCGCCGTCGCCGACGGCGTCGCGTAA
- a CDS encoding aminotransferase class I/II-fold pyridoxal phosphate-dependent enzyme, producing the protein MSQQYVISGTSAEAIAASVEAGVAAGALVPGVRLPSVRALAASLDVSPTTVASALAELRRRGVVVSQPRSGTRVADRPPLRPTWSAAAVPAGVRDLALGNPDPALLPEMTGAVLALAATGLVGPPEAGTFSQRLYGEAPVEPGLAALARAAFAADGVVADRVVVVSGALDGIERALAAQLSPGDLVAVEDPGWPGVLDLARALGLRLAPVGVDDFGMRPEALAAALRAGARAAILTPRGQNPFGAAHDKARAAELRELLRDVFVVEDDHLGPVAGVPYRTAAGRSGRWAVVRSVSKWLGPDLRCAVMAGDELTLARVEGRQSLGPGWVSAILQRLAAALWERTDAQAAAETYAARRTALVAALGARGLAPHARSGLNVWVPVPDEDAVVRALWAAGYSVAAGSSFRLGSAPAVRVTTAALDVAEAGAVADAIAAAVNPPSRTRAA; encoded by the coding sequence GTGTCGCAACAGTATGTCATCTCAGGCACCTCCGCGGAAGCGATCGCCGCGAGCGTGGAGGCCGGTGTGGCGGCGGGTGCCCTGGTGCCCGGCGTGCGCTTGCCGTCCGTGCGGGCCTTGGCCGCCTCGCTGGACGTCTCGCCGACCACGGTCGCGAGCGCGCTGGCCGAGCTCCGCCGGCGCGGCGTGGTCGTCTCCCAGCCCCGCTCAGGTACACGCGTGGCCGACCGCCCGCCGCTGCGGCCGACCTGGTCGGCGGCGGCGGTGCCCGCCGGCGTGCGCGACCTCGCGCTGGGCAACCCCGACCCGGCGCTGCTGCCCGAGATGACCGGCGCCGTGCTGGCGCTCGCCGCGACCGGGCTCGTCGGCCCGCCCGAGGCCGGCACGTTCTCGCAGCGCCTCTACGGCGAGGCTCCGGTCGAACCCGGGTTGGCCGCGCTCGCGCGTGCCGCGTTCGCCGCGGACGGCGTCGTCGCCGACCGGGTCGTGGTCGTGAGCGGCGCGCTGGACGGGATCGAGCGTGCCCTCGCCGCGCAGCTCTCCCCGGGGGACCTCGTCGCGGTCGAGGACCCGGGCTGGCCCGGCGTGCTGGACCTCGCGCGCGCGCTCGGGCTCCGGCTCGCGCCGGTCGGCGTCGACGACTTCGGCATGCGGCCGGAGGCGCTCGCGGCCGCCCTGCGCGCCGGCGCCCGCGCCGCGATCCTCACGCCGCGCGGGCAGAACCCGTTCGGCGCCGCCCACGACAAGGCGCGCGCCGCCGAGCTCCGCGAGCTGCTGCGCGACGTCTTCGTCGTCGAGGACGACCACCTCGGCCCGGTGGCGGGCGTGCCCTACCGCACCGCCGCCGGCCGCAGCGGCCGCTGGGCGGTGGTCCGCTCGGTCTCCAAGTGGCTCGGCCCGGACCTCCGCTGCGCCGTCATGGCCGGGGACGAGCTGACCCTCGCCCGGGTCGAGGGCCGCCAGTCGCTCGGGCCGGGCTGGGTCAGCGCGATCCTGCAACGGCTCGCCGCCGCCCTGTGGGAGCGCACCGACGCCCAGGCCGCGGCGGAGACCTACGCGGCGCGACGGACCGCGCTGGTGGCCGCGCTCGGCGCGCGCGGACTGGCGCCGCACGCCCGCAGCGGGCTCAACGTCTGGGTGCCCGTGCCCGACGAGGACGCGGTCGTCCGTGCGCTGTGGGCGGCGGGGTACTCGGTGGCGGCCGGGTCCTCGTTCCGCCTCGGCTCCGCGCCGGCCGTGCGGGTCACGACGGCGGCGTTGGACGTCGCCGAGGCGGGGGCGGTCGCCGACGCGATCGCCGCGGCGGTGAACCCGCCGTCGCGCACGCGGGCCGCGTGA
- the cmk gene encoding (d)CMP kinase: MVIAIDGPAGAGKSTVARAVALRLGFTYLDTGAMYRSVGLRHAQAGGDAGHVAATISIEFDGERVLVDGEDVTELIRTPEASEAASHVAADPQVRKALVAEQQRIVATGDWVAEGRDIGSVVAPDAAVKVFLTADPQERARRRAAQHNLDLEEVLKDQQARDERDNTADRATLEAPKDATPVDTTGLTLDEVVEQVVTLAIEAKEIQA, encoded by the coding sequence ATGGTCATCGCCATCGACGGGCCCGCGGGAGCGGGGAAGTCCACGGTCGCGCGCGCGGTTGCGCTGCGGCTGGGCTTCACCTACCTGGACACGGGGGCGATGTACCGCAGCGTCGGCCTTCGACACGCGCAGGCCGGCGGCGACGCCGGTCACGTCGCGGCCACCATCAGCATCGAGTTCGACGGCGAGCGCGTGCTCGTCGACGGCGAGGACGTCACCGAGCTGATCCGCACGCCGGAGGCGTCGGAGGCGGCGTCGCACGTCGCAGCGGACCCGCAGGTGCGCAAGGCGCTCGTCGCCGAGCAGCAGCGGATCGTCGCCACGGGCGACTGGGTCGCCGAGGGCCGGGACATCGGCTCGGTCGTCGCTCCCGACGCCGCGGTGAAGGTGTTCCTCACCGCCGACCCGCAGGAGCGCGCGCGGCGTCGTGCCGCGCAGCACAACCTCGACCTCGAGGAAGTCCTCAAGGACCAGCAGGCGCGCGACGAGCGCGACAACACCGCCGATCGCGCGACGCTGGAAGCCCCCAAGGACGCCACCCCCGTCGACACCACCGGCCTCACGCTCGACGAGGTCGTCGAGCAGGTCGTGACACTGGCGATCGAAGCCAAGGAGATCCAGGCATGA
- the der gene encoding ribosome biogenesis GTPase Der yields MKVAVVGYPNVGKSSLVNRLTQSREAVVHERPGITRDRKELQTDWNGRTFTLIDTGGVDTQDEDPLAVSIQDQAREALADAQVALLVVDARAGMRPGDAEIADILRRGNLPIVVAANKIDSPNDLPLAHDFYSLGLGEPLAVSAAQGLGTGDLLDKLVELLPEDDEIGDADEDVVRLALIGRPNVGKSSLVNAFLGRERVIVSDVAGTTRDAIDMKLEVDGRKVVIVDTAGMRRQAKVTESVEYYTTLRSQRAAERADVALVVCDAQDGITAQDLRIAELAMKSGCATALVLNKWDITGGDQDPLGPGGGVGAAELEAERARVNQKLRLRPRVLTASAKTGRNIQRLLTEVMAIADRAQHRIPTAELNRFLAEVIAVRQPPAKQGHRLKMLYISQIGTAPPRFAIQINSRQRVTRDYAYFVENRLRERYGLDGVPVIIDFVERANRSKEERRS; encoded by the coding sequence ATGAAGGTCGCCGTCGTCGGCTACCCCAACGTGGGCAAGTCGTCCCTCGTCAACCGCCTCACGCAGTCGCGCGAGGCCGTCGTCCATGAGCGGCCGGGCATCACGCGTGACCGCAAGGAGCTCCAGACCGACTGGAACGGCCGGACGTTCACGCTGATCGACACGGGTGGCGTGGACACGCAGGACGAGGACCCGCTGGCGGTCAGCATCCAGGACCAGGCGCGCGAGGCGCTCGCGGACGCCCAGGTCGCGCTGCTCGTCGTCGACGCGCGCGCGGGCATGCGCCCCGGCGACGCGGAGATCGCCGACATCCTGCGCCGCGGCAACCTGCCGATCGTCGTCGCCGCGAACAAGATCGACAGCCCGAACGACCTGCCGCTCGCCCACGACTTCTACAGCCTCGGCCTCGGCGAGCCGCTCGCCGTCTCGGCCGCGCAGGGACTCGGCACCGGCGACCTGCTCGACAAGCTGGTCGAGCTGCTGCCCGAGGACGACGAGATCGGCGACGCCGACGAGGACGTCGTCCGCCTCGCGCTGATCGGCCGGCCGAACGTCGGCAAGTCCAGCCTCGTCAACGCGTTCCTCGGCCGCGAGCGCGTGATCGTCTCCGACGTCGCGGGCACCACGCGTGACGCGATCGACATGAAGCTCGAGGTCGACGGGCGCAAGGTCGTGATCGTCGACACCGCGGGCATGCGCCGTCAGGCCAAGGTCACCGAGTCGGTCGAGTACTACACGACGCTGCGCTCCCAGCGCGCGGCCGAGCGCGCCGACGTGGCGCTCGTCGTCTGCGACGCCCAGGACGGGATCACCGCGCAGGACCTGCGGATCGCCGAGCTGGCGATGAAGTCCGGCTGCGCGACCGCGCTCGTCCTGAACAAGTGGGACATCACGGGTGGCGACCAGGACCCGCTCGGCCCGGGCGGCGGCGTCGGCGCCGCCGAGCTGGAGGCCGAACGCGCGCGCGTGAACCAGAAGCTGCGGCTGCGTCCGCGCGTGCTCACCGCCAGCGCCAAGACGGGTCGCAACATCCAGCGGCTGCTGACCGAGGTGATGGCGATCGCCGACCGCGCGCAGCACCGGATCCCGACGGCCGAGCTCAACCGCTTCCTGGCCGAGGTGATCGCGGTCCGCCAGCCGCCGGCCAAGCAGGGGCATCGCCTGAAGATGCTCTACATCTCCCAGATCGGCACGGCGCCCCCGCGGTTCGCGATCCAGATCAACTCCCGCCAGCGCGTCACCCGTGACTACGCCTACTTTGTGGAAAATCGTCTTCGAGAGCGGTACGGGCTCGATGGCGTCCCGGTGATCATCGACTTCGTCGAGCGGGCTAACCGCTCCAAAGAAGAGCGTCGGTCCTAA
- the galK gene encoding galactokinase, protein MADRVVAFGPGRVNLIGEHTDYNDGLAMPFAIERGVTVTAEPARRFTVDALDLGERDEFDEPERADGWKAFPRGMVAELRAAGFDVAPAHLTITGDVPQGSGLSSSAALEAALALALLGRVPEDLKALARLCSRVENDWVGAETGLLDQLASLCSRADHVLRIDFRSVEVEPHPLDLGDWQLVTVDSGATHSIAASGYNQRREECRAACEALGIDTLRAATLGHLDGVLERRVRHVVSENARVEATASALDAGDLEAVGRLLDESHASLRDDYEASVPEVEATVERLKAAGAAGARMVGGGFGGSVLALLPGGVARPAGAFVVAPHAAARLL, encoded by the coding sequence TTCGCGATCGAGCGCGGGGTCACGGTCACGGCGGAGCCGGCGCGCCGGTTCACGGTCGACGCGCTCGACCTCGGGGAGCGCGACGAGTTCGACGAGCCCGAGCGCGCCGACGGCTGGAAGGCGTTCCCGCGCGGGATGGTCGCCGAGCTGCGTGCCGCCGGCTTCGACGTCGCGCCCGCGCACCTGACGATCACGGGCGACGTGCCGCAGGGCTCTGGCCTGTCGTCCTCCGCCGCGCTCGAAGCGGCGCTCGCGCTCGCGCTGCTCGGCCGCGTCCCCGAGGACCTGAAGGCGCTCGCGCGGCTGTGCTCGAGGGTCGAGAACGACTGGGTCGGTGCCGAGACCGGGCTGCTCGACCAGCTCGCGTCGCTGTGCTCCCGCGCGGACCACGTCCTGCGGATCGACTTCCGCAGCGTCGAGGTCGAGCCGCACCCGCTCGACCTCGGCGACTGGCAGCTCGTCACCGTCGACTCGGGCGCCACCCACTCGATCGCCGCCTCCGGCTACAACCAGCGGCGCGAGGAGTGCCGCGCGGCGTGCGAGGCGCTCGGCATCGACACGCTGCGCGCCGCCACGCTCGGCCACCTCGACGGCGTGCTCGAGCGCCGCGTCCGCCACGTGGTGAGCGAGAACGCCCGTGTGGAGGCGACCGCGTCGGCGCTCGACGCCGGCGACCTGGAGGCCGTGGGCCGCCTGCTCGACGAGTCCCACGCCTCCCTCCGCGACGATTACGAGGCATCCGTGCCGGAGGTGGAAGCGACCGTCGAGCGCCTGAAGGCCGCCGGAGCCGCCGGCGCCCGGATGGTCGGCGGCGGCTTCGGCGGTTCGGTCCTGGCGTTGCTACCCGGCGGAGTCGCCCGGCCGGCGGGTGCCTTCGTCGTCGCTCCCCACGCTGCCGCTCGCCTCCTCTGA
- a CDS encoding pyridoxamine 5'-phosphate oxidase family protein, protein MLKTPRTKLRRVPQRGLHDRATLDALLDEALIGHVAFVTHDGHPAVIPTLIARDGDDLLIHGSSASRTVRALRAGAEACVEVTHVDGIVLARSAFHHSMNYRSAILYGTLQPAADKARALEVFTEKLVPGRWDHVRWPNAKELKATEVLSLPLTEGSAKVRTGPPGEEEEDYALDAWAGVIPITTRRGEPIPDPQLRSGIPVPDHVRSLTAR, encoded by the coding sequence ATGCTGAAGACGCCACGAACCAAGCTCCGCCGCGTGCCGCAGCGCGGCCTCCATGACCGCGCGACGCTCGACGCGCTCCTCGACGAGGCGTTGATCGGCCACGTCGCGTTCGTCACGCACGACGGCCATCCGGCGGTGATCCCGACGCTGATCGCCCGCGACGGGGACGACCTGCTCATCCACGGCAGCAGCGCGAGCCGGACGGTCCGCGCGCTGCGGGCCGGCGCGGAGGCGTGCGTCGAGGTCACGCACGTGGACGGGATCGTGCTCGCCCGCAGCGCGTTCCACCACTCGATGAACTACCGCTCGGCGATCCTCTACGGCACGCTCCAGCCGGCGGCCGACAAGGCACGCGCGCTCGAGGTGTTCACGGAGAAGCTCGTGCCGGGGCGATGGGACCACGTCCGCTGGCCGAACGCCAAGGAGCTCAAAGCCACCGAGGTGCTCAGCCTGCCGCTCACCGAGGGCTCCGCCAAGGTCCGGACCGGGCCGCCCGGGGAAGAGGAGGAGGACTACGCGCTGGACGCGTGGGCGGGCGTGATCCCGATCACGACCCGGCGAGGTGAGCCGATCCCCGACCCGCAGCTGCGCTCCGGCATCCCCGTACCAGATCACGTAAGGTCGCTGACGGCCCGGTAG